Part of the Candidatus Dadabacteria bacterium genome, AAGGGTGCTCAGTCCCGCAATACCCATTACGAATCCCACAATCTTCTCGGTCCCTCCCAGTTCAGAAATTCTAATGGGCAGAAGGAGAAACGAATGGAAGTTAAAGAAGTAAAGGCACCCGAGAAAAGTTACAAGCACAAAGCTTCTGTTAAGCAAGGGTGGTGAATTTTTCTGTGCGTCGCTCATTTTTCAGAAGAAAAAGGGCCCTCCAGACCGAAAACGGTTTTTACTTTTCCGAGCCCATGTTTGAAAGCCGGTTTCTCCCGTAGAAAAAATACATAACTCCCATTGCTACAAACACAAAAAAGAGTATCACCGGCAGATATCTGCCAAGGTTGCTCTTAAGAAAGGAAACATTGGAAACAATTACCGTTACGCCACCTGGTTTTAAGTCTGACAGCTGGTATTTCAAAAACGCCTCGTCGTGAATCATAATTTCTTCTGCGACCGCCCCGGATTGCTCAACCCTGACTCCAAGTTCTGTTTTTCTCACGAACACGGCAAGATCAGCGACTTCATAGTCAAAGCCTATCTGAAATTTTCCTTGAATTTGCGAAAGAGGGATGGAATAGCCAAGAGCAATCCTCTTCATCCCCGGAAGAAAAGGAAGTTTGTTGTATAGCTTTTCTCCCTGTCTCTGCACCGCCTCCGGATTGACTCCGTCTGAAAAAGTAACGTCCACCGCCTCTTCGGGAATCGAAAAAACAAGGGTCGCAGTATCTGAGCCCGCCTGTTCTCCGGTAAAAACGGTGTTTCCCGAGTTCTCAAAAACATAGAGGGAGGTTACATTCACGTTGCCACCCCCTTCATCCGGGTAGACAATCAAGTTCAGCGACTGTAAAGAGACATTTTCATCCGAAGTCGTGGTATCGTAGACCGGGAGATCAAGGGTGATTCTGTCCTCTCCGGGAAGAAAGACCATTTTCCCCGAAACATACTGAACTCCATGGTGAAAAAGCATGATCTCATAACTTCTGTCCCACTGCAGGGAAGAAAAAGAGAAATTGCCCAGCGAATCCGACTTAGCGAAGCGCCTTTCTTGCTGCCTGTCTCCCATGTATGAAATCAAAACGACGTTCTGCCCCGCTTCGGACCTCCCAGTAGTGATATTTCTTACGCGACCCTTTATCGTCCCGCTTTCACCAATATCGGATGGGAGCTTATAACCCAGAAGGTAGTCGGCAACCTTCTGGGCTTCGCTTTCTGATAGATTCATTGGGGGCATCGGCGGATAGCCGTCGTTTACAGGTTTTTTCTTTTTCTCCGCATAGATGCTCTCGGGGTTGCGGGCCCACCTGATCAGATCATCCCTTGAGTATCTATCTCCTACGCCCAGAAGATCAGGACCTACGAACCTTCCTCTTCCAAGCGTATGGCATCTTATGCATTTCCCTTCGATAAAGACTGATTCTCCCGACACCTGTGCCATAGCTGAAGGAACCACTGCCGAGGAAAAAAGGCAAAAAGACATTAAAAAAAGATGCA contains:
- a CDS encoding cytochrome c, translated to MSEYVTSLLLVVLVSVFTVYPLFLGYRRGERGIGDKPEVSRLEQLYEKRDLYYSSIKDIELDRDMGKLSEQDYAELVSRYKEKAAAVTKLISELQSVTGDEKITGEARTSPFEAPLSQTARIMRRITLHLFLMSFCLFSSAVVPSAMAQVSGESVFIEGKCIRCHTLGRGRFVGPDLLGVGDRYSRDDLIRWARNPESIYAEKKKKPVNDGYPPMPPMNLSESEAQKVADYLLGYKLPSDIGESGTIKGRVRNITTGRSEAGQNVVLISYMGDRQQERRFAKSDSLGNFSFSSLQWDRSYEIMLFHHGVQYVSGKMVFLPGEDRITLDLPVYDTTTSDENVSLQSLNLIVYPDEGGGNVNVTSLYVFENSGNTVFTGEQAGSDTATLVFSIPEEAVDVTFSDGVNPEAVQRQGEKLYNKLPFLPGMKRIALGYSIPLSQIQGKFQIGFDYEVADLAVFVRKTELGVRVEQSGAVAEEIMIHDEAFLKYQLSDLKPGGVTVIVSNVSFLKSNLGRYLPVILFFVFVAMGVMYFFYGRNRLSNMGSEK